In the Solanum pennellii chromosome 5, SPENNV200 genome, one interval contains:
- the LOC107019864 gene encoding BURP domain protein RD22-like: MKLQVLTIFLLAFVLASTYAAISPEVYWNIKLPNTQIPKVIKDFLPHSDGVVPELKQENTKKKVYYGLSGYIPISWHHAANSEFQRFVLENPSTNGATNKNLIKQVTEGSNFKTNLNYDTLKQYFFLEKDLEKGKLIEFPSLLNKNEAPFLPRHFVESIPFSMEKCPEILNHFLIDSKSKDAQTIKKTIKLCEESEVKHKEKKTCVTSLESMVDFGLSVLGTNNVLAITSEVQGETQASQRYTIEQVQQIFDGDNMVCHKLNYAYALHYCHVGGSTTTYMVSMVGVDGTKVKAVSVCHKDTSFWNAHAIPFVALKVKPGTTPICHFLQDDQIVFVPI; encoded by the exons CTTGCTTTTGTATTAGCAAGTACTTATGCAGCGATATCTCCAGAGGTTTATTGGAATATAAAATTGCCGAATACTCAAATCCCCAAAGTCATCAAAGATTTCCTTCCTCACTCgg ACGGCGTTGTTCCTGAGCTAAAACAAGAAAACACTAAGAAGAAAGTGTACTATGGTTTAAGTGGATATATTCCTATTAGCTGGCATCATGCTGCTAATTCGGAGTTTCAACGTTTCGTGCTGGAAAACCCTAGCACGAATGGTGCTACTAACAAGAATCTGATCAAACAAGTAACTGAAGGAAGTAATTTCAAGACTAATCTTAATTATGATACTTTGAAACAATACTTCTTTTTAGAGAAGGACTTGGAGAAGGGTAAACTTATCGAGTTTCCCTCTCTCCTAAATAAAAACGAAGCACCATTTTTACCTAGACATTTTGTTGAATCAATTCCCTTCTCGATGGAAAAATGCCCAGAGATCCTCAACCATTTCTTAATCGATAGTAAATCAAAGGATGCTCAAACGattaagaaaacaattaaaCTTTGTGAAGAGTCAGAAGTGAaacataaagagaagaaaacttGTGTGACTTCTTTGGAGTCTATGGTAGATTTCGGGTTATCTGTACTTGGGACAAACAATGTCCTCGCGATTACTTCTGAGGTACAAGGGGAAACTCAAGCATCCCAACGATACACAATTGAACAAGTTCAACAAATATTTGATGGAGATAACATGGTTTGCCATAAGCTTAACTACGCGTACGCTCTACATTATTGTCATGTTGGAGGAAGTACAACAACATATATGGTATCTATGGTTGGTGTTGATGGAACAAAAGTGAAAGCTGTATCAGTGTGCCACAAAGATACATCTTTTTGGAATGCACACGCGATCCCTTTTGTAGCTCTCAAGGTTAAGCCTGGAACTACGCCaatttgtcattttcttcaaGATGATCAAATAGTCTTTGTACCTATCTAA